The Streptococcus oralis DNA window GGGGAGCGCCACCATACCTTCCGTATTTTGAGGGCAGTCAAAAACCGTTTTGGTTCCACTAATGAGATTGGCATCTTTGAGATGCAGTTGGGTGGATTGGTTGAGGTCCTCAATCCGAGTCAAGTTTTCCTAGAAGAGCGTTTGGATGGAGCGACTGGCTCATCAATCGTTGTGACCATGGAAGGGACCCGTCCGATTTTGGCGGAGGTTCAGGCTTTGGTAACACCAACCATGTTTGGAAATGCTAAACGTACGACGACTGGACTTGATTTCAATCGTGCGAGTCTGATTATGGCTGTTTTGGAAAAACGAGCAGGGCTTCTTTTGCAAAACCAGGATGCCTATCTCAAATCTGCTGGTGGTGTGAAATTGGATGAGCCTGCCATTGACTTAGCCGTTGCAGTGGCTATTGCCTCTAGTTACAAGGACAAGACTACCAATCCTCAGGAATGTTTTGTGGGTGAACTGGGCTTGACCGGAGAAATTCGGCGCGTGAATCGTATCGAACAACGCATCAATGAAGCGGCAAAACTGGGCTTTACCAAGATTTATGTACCCAAGAATTCCTTGACAGGAATCACTCCACCCAAGGAAATTGAAGTCATTGGTGTGACAACGATTCAAGAAGTTTTGAAAAAGGTCTTTGCATAATCCGTGACAAATCCTCTTAAAAATGATAAGATAGGAGAAATATTTGATTATCAAATTTTTGAGGAGGGAATCGTGTCGTATTTTGAACAGTTTATGAAAGCTAATCAGGCTTATGTTGCCCTACATGGGCAGTTAAATTTGCCACTTAAACCCAAAACCAGAGTAGCGATCGTGACCTGCATGGACTCGCGTCTACACGTTGCCCATGCTCTTGGTTTGGCCCTTGGGGATGCTCATATCTTGCGGAATGCGGGTGGTCGAGTAACTGAGGATATGATTCGTTCACTGGTGATTTCCCAGCAACAAATGGGGACAAGAGAAATCGTGGTTCTTCACCATACAGACTGTGGAGCTCAAACCTTTCAAAATGAAAGTTTTCATGAACATTTGAAACACGAGCTCGGAGTTGATGTATCTGATCAAGATTTTTTACCATTCCAGGATGTTGAAGAGAGTGTGAGAGAGGATATGCAATTGCTTAGAGAGTCTCCACTGATTCCTGATGATGTGGTTATTTCAGGTGCTGTCTATGATGTGGATACAGGAAGTATGAGAGAAGTATACTAACTTTGTCTCGAAAAAATCTCATCCTAGCATAAAATCGATTGTTAAAATGTAGAATTTTTAGTTTTAATATAGCTAATATAAAATAGCATAAAACAAGGGTATAAATGTTTACTCTTGTTTTATTTTTGATTGAAAAATAAAGGAAAAAGCGCTACAATGGTAGATGGAAAATGTTGTGTAAAAACAAGTGATACATAAATACCGGAGGAAATCATGTCTTTTTCTGATTTAAAGCTGTTTGCCCTTTCTTCTAATAGAGAATTGGCAGAACGTGTGGCGCAAGAAATTGGGATAGAGTTGGGGAAATCGACTGTTCGCCAATTTTCAGATGGGGAGATTCAGGTCAACATTGAAGAATCAATCCGTGGAAAACACGTCTTTATCCTACAATCAACGAGTTCACCTGTAAATGATAATTTACTTGAAATTTTGATTATGGTGGACGCATTGAAGCGCGCCAGTGCAGAATCTGTCAATGTTGTTATGCCTTACTATGGTTATGCACGTCAGGATAGAAAAGCGCGCGCGCGTGAGCCAATCACAGCAAAACTCGTTGCAAACATGCTAGAAGTTGCTGGGGTAGATCGTTTGTTGACGATTGATTTGCACGCTGCACAGATTCAGGGATTCTTTGATATTCCAGTAGATCACTTGATGGGTGCTCCATTGATTGCGGACTATTTTGAACGTCGTGGCATGGTTGGTTCTGACTACGTGGTTGTCAGCCCAGACCATGGTGGAGTGACTCGTGCTCGTAAATTGGCAGAGTTTTTGAAAACTCCGATTGCGATTATTGACAAACGCCGTAGTGTAGATAAGATGAATACCAGTGAAGTGATGAACATCATTGGTAAGGTAGAAGGTAAGACTTGTATCTTGATTGATGATATGATCGATACAGCTGGAACTATTTGTCATGCGGCGGATGCTCTTGCTGAAGCAGGTGCTGTTGAAGTTTACGCAAGCTGTACGCACCCAGTACTTTCTGGTCCTGCTATGGATAATATCCAAAAATCAGCTATTAAGAAATTGGTTGTTTTGGATACGATCTACCTACCAGAAGAGCGTTTGATTGATAAGATTGAACAAATTTCGATTGCTCATCTTCTGGGCGATGCTATTATCCGTATTCACGAAAAACGTCCTCTTTCTCCCCTATTTTGTATTGAGAAAAAGATTTAATCTTTCACTTGAAGTAGACAGAACTCCTAGCAGGTTTCTTTTCTTGCTAGGAGATTTTTATAGTCAAAATCTGCAAGCCTTTTCAAAATATGCTATACTGAGAAAAAAGGAGGATTTCTATGAGCCAAGAATTTATCAATCCAAGTGATGGTGTGATCCGTCAGTATCTGGAGACCAGTAAAACGTTAGCGGTAGTGGGTTTGTCCGATCGTGAGGAAACAACTAGTAATCGAGTGACCAAGGAAATGCAAGCTCGGGGCTATAAAATCATTCCAGTTAATCCCAAGGCTGCAGGTGGCGAAATCTTGGGAGAAAAGGCCTATGCTAGTCTAGCTGAGATTCCTTTTCCTGTGGATATTGTCAATGTATACCGACGTAGCGAGTTTTTACCAGATGTGGCGCGTGATTTTCTCAAGGCTGATGCCAAGATTTTTTGGGCACAACTAGGTCTAGAAAGTCTAGAAGCGGAAGAAATCTTGCGTGCTGGAGGATGCGACGACATCGTGATGAATCGCTGTATCAAGAGAGAACACACACGCTTAATTCTTGAACAATAAAAGGTAGCCATGGGCTACCTTTTGTCTTAGAAAATACCAGTCAATGCCTGCATGCCTAGGCTGGTTAAGATGATGGCAATCCAGCAAAGGCCTCCAAGAAGAATGGACTTACCGCTGGATTTGATCAATCCAATGAGATTGGTTTTGAGACCGATGGCGCTCATGGCCATGACGATAAGGAATTTGGAGAGTTGCTTAAGAGGGGTAAAGATACTACCGGACACACCGAGAGAGGTAAGGAGAGTCGTTAAGAGAGAAGCCAGGATAAAGTAAAGGATAAAAAGTGGGAAGACTTTTTTCAGTTGTACGTCTTGTTTATTTTCTTGCTGGCGACTTTGCCAGTAGGAGAGAAAGAGCGTAATGGGGATAATAGCTAGAGTTCGTGTGAGTTTAACAATAGTTGCAGACTCAAGGGTATTGGTCTGATAAAGACTGTCCCAGGAGCTGGCGGTAGCCGTTACAGAGGAAGTGTCATTGACCGCAGTTCCTGCAAAGAGGGCGAAGCCATCATTGGATAGATGAAGCCAGGTTCCTAGAGTTGGAAAGATGAGCGCAGCCAAGACATTGAAGAAAAAGATAACGGAAATTGCTTGGGCAACTTCCTTTTCTTTCGCGTGGATAACGGGTGCTGTCGCCGCAATGGCAGAGCCACCACAAATAGAAGAACCCACTCCAATCAAGGTAGCTAGTTTTGTATCCAGTGAAAAGAATCGCTGGAAGAGGTAGGCAACAATCAAGGCTATTGAAATGGTGGAGAGGATAACAGGGAGCGAAGATTGCCCAACCGCGAAGACTTGCGAGATATTGAGACCAAAACCAAGCAAAATAACGGCATATTGGAGCAATTTCTTAGAACTAAAGGCTAATCCAGCATCCAATTGTTTGTAGGAAGAGAGAAAAGGATGGAGGAGCATCCCCACAAAAATCGCAAAGACAGGTGCTCCCACGACAGGAAAGAAACCTCCTAGGTACCAAGATATGATAGAAATGAGAAGGCAGGTCAAGATTCCTGCTCCATTTTTTGATAAAAATGACATATAAACCTCCGAAATAAGCACTTATTATTATAGTCCTGTCGAGAAGAAAAGTAAAATAGAAAGTGAAAAATGCAGGTTTCAGATGGATTTTGCGGTCAGGGAGCTTTTGTAGTATAATAGTACTATGTTCTGTAAGCAAGGGGGATATCTATGGACTTAACCAAGCGCTTTAATAAACAGTTAGACAAGATTCAAGTTTCGTTGATTCGCCAGTTTGACCAGGCTATTTCAGAGATTCCTGGGGTCTTGCGTTTGACCTTGGGGGAACCTGATTTTACAACACCAGATCATATCAAGGAGGCAGCCAAGCGAGCCATTGACCAGAACCAATCCTACTATACTGGGATGAGTGGTCTGCTGACTCTACGTCAGGCGGCTAGTGACTTTGTTAAGGAAAAATACCAACTGGACTATGCTCCTGAAAATGAAATCTTGGTTACAATTGGGGCGACAGAGGCTTTATCTGCTACTTTGACAGCTATTTTGGAAGAGGGCGACAAGGTGCTCTTGCCAGCTCCTGCCTATCCAGGATATGAGCCGATTGTCAATCTAGTTGGGGCAGAGATTGTCGAGATTGATACAACTGAAAATGGTTTTGTCTTGACTCCTGAGATGTTGGAGAAGGCCATTTTGGAACAAGGGGACAAGCTCAAAGCGGTTATTCTTAATTATCCAGCCAATCCGACAGGAATTACCTATAGTCGGGAGCAGTTGGAAGATTTAGCTGCTGTTTTACGTAAATACGAGATTTTTGTTGTCTGTGATGAGGTTTACTCAGAATTAACCTATACAGGCGAAGCCCATGTATCTCTGGGAACTATGCTGAGAGACCAGGCTATTATTATCAATGGCTTGTCTAAATCGCATGCTATGACAGGTTGGCGTTTAGGCTTTATCTTTGCTCCTGCAGCTTTCACAGCTCAGTTAATCAAGAGTCACCAATATTTGGTTACTGCCGCAAACACTATGGCTCAACATGCTGCGGTGGAGGCTTTGACCGCTGGTAAAAACGACGCAGAGCCTATGAAGAAGGAATACATCGAGCGTCGAGATTATATCATCGAAAAGATGACTGCTCTTGGTTTTGAGATTATCAAACCAGACGGTGCCTTCTATATCTTTGCTAAGATTCCAACAGGTTACAATCAAGACTCCTTTGCTTTTCTGAAGGATTTTGCCCAGAAGAAGGCCGTTGCCTTTATTCCTGGTGCCGCCTTTGGGCGTTACGGAGAAGGCTATGTGCGTCTGTCTTATGCAGCCAGCATGGAAACAATCAGAGAGGCCATGAAACGACTTGAGGAGTATATGAGAGAAGCATGATTCAGTCTATCACGAGTCAAGGCTTGGTGCTCTACAATCGTAACTTTCGTGAGGATGACAAGCTAGTCAAGATCTTTACCGAGCAAGCGGGCAAGCGCATGTTTTTCGTCAAACACGCTGGCCAGTCCAAACTAGCTCCTGTTATTCAGCCCTTGGTGTTGGCACGATTTCTCTTGCGTATCAATGATGATGGGCTTAGCTACATTGAGGACTATCACGAGGTGATGACCTTTCCCAAGATTAATAGTGATCTCTTTGTCATGGCCTATGCAACCTATGTGGCTGCTCTTGCAGATGCTAGTTTGCAGGATAATCAGCAGGATGCTCCCTTGTTTGCTTTTTTGCAAAAGACTTTGGAGTTGATGGAAGCAGGCATAGATTATCAGGTTTTGACCAATATTTTTGAAATTCAAATCTTGACTCGATTTGGGATCAGCCTTAATTTTAATGAGTGTGTCTTTTGCCATCGGGTGGGTCAGGCCTTTGACTTTTCTTTTAAATATGGAGCCTGCCTTTGCCCAGAGCATTATCATGAAGACGAGAAACGTTGCCATCTGAATCCCAATATCCCTTATCTGCTCAATCAATTTCAAGCCATTGATTTTGAAACCTTGGAGACCATTTCGCTTAAGGCCGAAATCAAGCAAGAGCTACGCCAATTTATGGATCAACTCTACGAAGAGTATGTTGGGATTCACCTAAAATCAAAGAAATTTATTGATTCCCTAGCAGACTGGGGACAATTACTAAAAGAGGAAGACAAATGAAAAAAATCGCAGTAGATGCTATGGGGGGCGATTACGCACCTCAAGCCATCGTTGAGGGTGTCAATCAAGCCCTTGCTGACTTTTCAGATATTGAGATTCAACTCTATGGAGATGAAAGCAAGATCAAGCAATATCTAACAGCGACAGAGCGCGTTAGCATCATCCATACGGATGAGAAAATTAACTCAGACGATGAGCCGACAAAAGCTATCCGTAAGAAGAAAAATGCCAGCATGGTATTAGCAGCCAAGGCAGTCAAGGAGGGAGAAGCAGACGCTGTCCTCTCAGCTGGGAACACAGGTGCCTTGTTGGCTGCAGGATTCTTCATTGTGGGTCGTATCAAGAACATCGATCGTCCAGGACTCATGTCTACCTTGCCGACCATTGATGGAAAAGGCTTTGACATGCTAGACCTTGGAGCCAATGCGGAAAATACAGCCCATCATCTGCACCAATACGCTGTCCTAGGTTCCTTCTATGCGAAAAATGTTCGTGGGATTTCGAAACCACGTGTTGGTTTGCTCAACAATGGAACAGAAAGCAGCAAGGGAGATCCGCTTCGAAAGGAAACATACGACTTGTTAGTAGCTGATGAAAGTTTGAACTTTGTCGGAAACGTGGAAGCGCGTGATCTGATGAATGGCGTTGCGGATGTTGTCGTAACAGATGGTTTCACGGGAAACGCTGTTCTAAAATCCATCGAAGGTACAGCTTTGGGAATCATGGGCTTACTTAAAAATGCTATTACGGGTGGTGGCCTTCGAGCGAAGCTAGGTGCTCTACTTCTTAAGGATAGTCTTAGGGGGTTGAAGACACAGCTTAACTATTCAGATGTTGGAGGAGCAGTTTTGTTTGGTGTCAAGGCGCCAGTTGTAAAAACTCATGGCTCAAGTGATGCCAAGGCTGTGTACAGTACGATTCGTCAGATTCGTACCATGCTAGAAACAGACGTAGTTGCTCAAACTGCGCGTGAATTTTCAGGAGAATAAAAAAGATGACAGAAAAAGAAATTTTTGACCGTATTGTAACCATTATCCAAGAGCGACAGGGAGAAGACTTTGCCGTAACAGAGGCCTTAAGTTTGAAAGACGATCTAGATGCCGACTCAGTGGATTTGATGGAGTTTGTCTTGACACTAGAAGATGAATTTGGTATCGAAATCACTGATGAGGAAATCGATCAACTTCAAAGTGTAGCGGATGTAGTAGCGATTATTAAAGATAAAAAATAGCTAAAAACAACATGCAAGTCATGTTGTTTTTTGTTTGCAGAAAAAAGAGAAACTTTGGGTAGAAATTGCGAATAAAGAGATGAGAAAGAAAAAGGAGGAACGTTTATGTATGTGACCGGTTTTTATCCGTGGTTTATTAAGTGGTTTTTAAAATAAAAATGAATGAATTGTTCATTTTCGAATTGTTTTTCGAATAGATAGGTAAGGAAAAAGGGAAGGAGAGAAGAAAATGATTTCAGTAATTTATCCAATCTGGCTATTTAAGTGGCTTAGAGGTTAAGGATTAAATATATAAAAAAATAAGGAGAGAACAAATGACAAATTTTGACAACATGGAACAGAACTTTGTAGCTCTTACAGAAGAAGAGTTGACGGATGTGAATGGGGGGATTGCTTGGGAGATGGTCTCTGTAGGTATTGCAATTGGTTGGGGAATTTACCAAGTTGGCGAAGCTGCTGGTAAAACATTCTATTATATTACTCATCCATAATTTTTGATAAATATGAGCAAAAAAACATTTTGGATTATACTATTCGTTATTACAATAGTAGTAACTGCTATTGGTTTAGGATTATCTGCATATAATTATTTTGTTTTTAACAGACCTTTTTTTAATAGTACTACTAAAGGACTGCTATCTGCGTTTTTCTTGAGTGTATTAATGATTATTGTGGGTATGTTGAAAGAACATTAATTTTTATTAGTAAAATGAAGGAGGAATTATGTTAAATTTACAAACGTTGGAACAAAACTATCCAACTTTAAACGATCTTGAACTACAAGAAGTAGATGGTGGGGGAGTGCTACTTTTCGTTGGTGGAGGAATTGTTTCTCTCGGACTCCTAGCTTGGGGTGCCTATAATGGTTATCAGTCAGCAGCGAGAGGTGGCTAATATAAACAAAATAAATCTACCTACGTGGTTTGAATGTTTTGACATACCTAGGATTCCATCATCCTTGATGACATTTATCTTACTTTATAGAAATATCATTTCAGAATAGTTTATTTCTGGACATTCATTTTTTAACGGTTACTTTAAGCAGGCAGAACTTTTGTTCTGCTTTTTTACATTTAAATGATAGTTTATGCTTTTTAAAGTGCGTTTTAGGCGCGAAAATGGTTTATTTGGGAATATTCTCCTGTTTTTATCCTTATTTGGTTAAAATAATCTTACAAATTTTTAAAGAGATTGTTAGAAAAAGGAGAAGATATGAAATTTAGGAAAAGGCACTATCGTCCCCAGGTGGATCAGATGGATTGTGGCGTGGCTTCCTTGGCTATGGTCTTTGGCTACTACGGTAGTTATTACTCCTTGGCTCATCTACGAGAGTTAGCCAAGACGACCATGGATGGGACGACCGCTTTGGGACTTGTAAAGGTGGCAGAGGAGATTGGGTTTGAGACGCGGGCTATCAAGGCGGATATGACGCTCTTTGATCTGCCAGATTTGACCTTTCCTTTTGTGGCTCATGTGCTCAAGGAAGGAAAGTTGCTCCACTACTATGTGGTGATAGGTCAGGATAAAAAGCACATTCATATCGCTGATCCGGATCCTGGTGTCAAGCTGACCAAGATTTCCCGTGAGCGTTTTGCGCAAGAGTGGACAGGGGTCAGTATTTTTATGGCGCCATCTCCGGGCTATAAACCTCATAAGGAGAAGAAACAGGGTCTCCTATCCTTCTTGCCGATTTTATTCAAACAGCGTGGCTTAGTTACCAATATCGTCCTAGCGACACTCTTGGTAACCTTGATCAATATCGTGGGCTCCTACTATCTTCAGTCCATCATTGATAGTTACGTGCCAGATCAGATGCGCTCGACGCTGGGTATTATCTCTATTGGGCTGGTCATCGTCTATATCCTCCAGCAGATTTTGTCCTACGCGCAGGAATATCTCCTACTAATCCTTGGGCAGCGCTTGTCCATCGATGTGATTTTGTCCTACATCAAGCATGTTTTTCACCTGCCGATGTCCTTTTTCGCGACACGCAGGACAGGAGAAATCGTATCTCGTTTTACAGATGCCAACAGTATCATCGATGCGTTGGCGTCGACCATTCTGTCGATTTTCCTAGATGTGTCGACGATTTTGATTATCTCGCTGGTCTTGTTTTCACAAAATATGACACTCTTTTTCATTAGTCTGCTTGCGCTTCCCATCTATACAGTGATTATCTTTGCCTTTATGAAGCCTTTTGAAAAGATGAATCGGGATACCATGGAAGCTAATGCGGTTCTGTCTTCTTCTATCATCGAGGACATCAACGGTATTGAGACCATTAAGTCTTTGACCAGTGAAAGTTCACGCTATCAAAAGATTGATAAGGAATTTGTGGCTTATCTGAAAAAATCCTTTACCTACAGTCGGGCAGAAAGCCAGCAAAAGGCTCTGAAAAAAGTTGCCCAGCTCCTGCTCAATGTTGCCGTTCTCTGGTTGGGAGCTATTCTTGTCATGGATGGGAAAATGAGTTTGGGTCAGCTGATTACTTATAACACCCTGCTTGTTTACTTTACCAATCCTTTGGAAAATATCATTAACCTACAAACCAAACTTCAGACAGCGCAGGTTGCCAATAATCGCTTAAATGAGGTTTATCTAGTAGCTTCGGAGTTTGAGGAGAAGAAAACGGTAGAAGATTTGAGCATGATGAAAGGGGATATGACCTTTAAACAGGTTCACTACAAGTATGGCTATGGTCGTGACGTCTTGTCGGATATCAATTTAACCATTCCGCAAGGGTCTAAGATGGCTTTTGTGGGGATTTCGGGGTCAGGAAAGACCACCTTGGCCAAGATGATGGTTAATTTTTACGACCCAAGTCAAGGGGAGATTAGTCTGGGTGGTGTCAATCTCAATCAGATTGATAAAAAAGCCCTGCGCCAGTATATCAACTATCTGCCTCAACAGCCCTATGTCTTTAACGGAACGATTTTGGAGAATCTTCTTTTGGGAGCCAAGGAGGGGACGACTCAAGAGGATATCTTACGGGCAGTCGAATTGGCCGAGATTCGAGAGGATATCGAGCGCATGCCACTGAATTACCAGACAGAATTAACTTCGGATGGGGCTGGAATTTCAGGTGGACAACGTCAGCGAATCGCTCTGGCGCGTGCTCTCTTGACAGATGCGCCTGTCTTGATCTTGGACGAGGCGACCAGCAGTCTGGATATTTTGACAGAGAAGCGGATTGTTGATAATCTCATGGCTTTGGACAAGACCTTGATTTTCATCGCCCACCGCTTGACCATCGCTGAGCGGACAGAGAAGGTTGTTGTTTTGGAACAGGGCAAGATTATCGAAGAAGGAAAGCATGCAGACTTGCTTGCACAGGATGGATTTTACGCCCATTTGGTGAATAGCTAGAAAGAGGAGAGGATGAAACCAGAATTTTTAGAAAGTGCGGAGTTTTATAATCGTCGTTACCATAATTTTTCCAGTCGGGTGATTTTACCTATGTCACTTCTGTTCGTGTTTTTACTAGGATTTTCAGTTTTTGCAGAGAAGGAGATGAGTTTGTCTACCAGAGCAACTGTCGAACCTAGTCGGATTATTGCCAATATCCAGTCGACTAGCAATCAACGCATTGTGGCCAATTATCTGGAAGAAAACAAGTTGGTCAAGCAGGGGGAACTACTCGTTCAGTACCAACAAGGGGCGGAGGCTGTCCAGGTCGAAGCATACGCCAGCCAATTGGAGATGTTAAAGGATCAAAAAAAGCAGTTGGAATATTTGCAATCCAGTTTGAAAGAGGGGAGTGATCAATTTCCAGAAGCAGATAAGTTTGGTTATCAGGAGATGTTTCGAGACTATCTCAGCCAAGCTAGTAGTCTTAGAAGTAATGTTTCTCAGCAAAATGCCAGCATCTCCTCGCAGAATGCGGCAGCAAGTCAGAGCCAGGCCGAGATTGGCAATCTTATCAGTCAAACAGAGGATAAAATCCGAGACTACAAAACAGCTAAGTCAGCAATTGAAAAGGGAGATCAACTGGATAGTCAGAATCCAGCCTACTCTTTTTACCAGACCTATAAAAATCAAGGTGAAGAAGATCCGCAAGCTAAATCGCAAGTTATTGCGCAAGTGGATGCACAAATTGCCCAGCTAGAGTCTAGTCTAGCTACGTATCGTGTACAGTATGCGGGTTCTGGAGCTCAACAGGCCCACGCAACGGGACTGGATAGTCAACTGGAATCACTCAAATCTCAGCACTTAGTCAAAGTCGGTCAGGAATTAACTCTTTTGGATCAGAAAATTTTAGAAGCAGAGTCGGGTAAGAAAGTCCAGGGAGGTCTCCTCGATAAGGGGAAGATTACAGCAAGTGAGGATGGGGTGCTTCACCTTAATCCTGAAACCAGTGATTCTACCATGGTCGCAGAAGGAACCCTGCTAGCCCAACTCTATCCATCCCTGGAAAAAGAAGGGAAAACTAAACTCACAGCCTATCTCAGTTCAAAGGATGTTACTAGAGTCAAGATTGGGGACTCTGTCCGTTATACTACGACTAATGATGCGAAGAATCAAATTTTCCTGGATTCCACGATTACAAGTATTGATGCGACAGCTACAAAGACTGAACAAGGAAATTTCTTTAAAATTGAAGCGGAGACTAATTTAACTTCAGAGCAGGCTGAAAAACTTCGTTATGGTTTAGAAGGCCGCCTACAGATGATTACAGGAAAGAAAAGCTACCTCCGTTATTTTTGGGATCAATTTTTGAATAAAGGGTAATATTCGTGTTTTTCAAAGGATAAATGATTTTAAAACTGTAAGAAGAGTTCATCTTGCAGTTTTTCTTTACGCTTAAAACAGGAAAACGTTATTTATTCGTAAAAACCTTGAATTTTTCATGCTTTTGTGGTAGAATGTGCTCAAGTAAAACGAAAGGCGAACTTTAAAATGTCAAAACAACTGATCTATTCGGGAAAAGCCAAGGATATCTATACAACCGAGGATGAAAATCTCATTATTTCAACTTACAAGGACCAGGCAACTGCCTTCAACGGTGTCAAGAAGGAGCAGATTGCG harbors:
- a CDS encoding beta-class carbonic anhydrase; the encoded protein is MSYFEQFMKANQAYVALHGQLNLPLKPKTRVAIVTCMDSRLHVAHALGLALGDAHILRNAGGRVTEDMIRSLVISQQQMGTREIVVLHHTDCGAQTFQNESFHEHLKHELGVDVSDQDFLPFQDVEESVREDMQLLRESPLIPDDVVISGAVYDVDTGSMREVY
- a CDS encoding ribose-phosphate diphosphokinase → MSFSDLKLFALSSNRELAERVAQEIGIELGKSTVRQFSDGEIQVNIEESIRGKHVFILQSTSSPVNDNLLEILIMVDALKRASAESVNVVMPYYGYARQDRKARAREPITAKLVANMLEVAGVDRLLTIDLHAAQIQGFFDIPVDHLMGAPLIADYFERRGMVGSDYVVVSPDHGGVTRARKLAEFLKTPIAIIDKRRSVDKMNTSEVMNIIGKVEGKTCILIDDMIDTAGTICHAADALAEAGAVEVYASCTHPVLSGPAMDNIQKSAIKKLVVLDTIYLPEERLIDKIEQISIAHLLGDAIIRIHEKRPLSPLFCIEKKI
- a CDS encoding CoA-binding protein yields the protein MSQEFINPSDGVIRQYLETSKTLAVVGLSDREETTSNRVTKEMQARGYKIIPVNPKAAGGEILGEKAYASLAEIPFPVDIVNVYRRSEFLPDVARDFLKADAKIFWAQLGLESLEAEEILRAGGCDDIVMNRCIKREHTRLILEQ
- a CDS encoding YeiH family protein; its protein translation is MSFLSKNGAGILTCLLISIISWYLGGFFPVVGAPVFAIFVGMLLHPFLSSYKQLDAGLAFSSKKLLQYAVILLGFGLNISQVFAVGQSSLPVILSTISIALIVAYLFQRFFSLDTKLATLIGVGSSICGGSAIAATAPVIHAKEKEVAQAISVIFFFNVLAALIFPTLGTWLHLSNDGFALFAGTAVNDTSSVTATASSWDSLYQTNTLESATIVKLTRTLAIIPITLFLSYWQSRQQENKQDVQLKKVFPLFILYFILASLLTTLLTSLGVSGSIFTPLKQLSKFLIVMAMSAIGLKTNLIGLIKSSGKSILLGGLCWIAIILTSLGMQALTGIF
- a CDS encoding pyridoxal phosphate-dependent aminotransferase; protein product: MDLTKRFNKQLDKIQVSLIRQFDQAISEIPGVLRLTLGEPDFTTPDHIKEAAKRAIDQNQSYYTGMSGLLTLRQAASDFVKEKYQLDYAPENEILVTIGATEALSATLTAILEEGDKVLLPAPAYPGYEPIVNLVGAEIVEIDTTENGFVLTPEMLEKAILEQGDKLKAVILNYPANPTGITYSREQLEDLAAVLRKYEIFVVCDEVYSELTYTGEAHVSLGTMLRDQAIIINGLSKSHAMTGWRLGFIFAPAAFTAQLIKSHQYLVTAANTMAQHAAVEALTAGKNDAEPMKKEYIERRDYIIEKMTALGFEIIKPDGAFYIFAKIPTGYNQDSFAFLKDFAQKKAVAFIPGAAFGRYGEGYVRLSYAASMETIREAMKRLEEYMREA
- the recO gene encoding DNA repair protein RecO — its product is MIQSITSQGLVLYNRNFREDDKLVKIFTEQAGKRMFFVKHAGQSKLAPVIQPLVLARFLLRINDDGLSYIEDYHEVMTFPKINSDLFVMAYATYVAALADASLQDNQQDAPLFAFLQKTLELMEAGIDYQVLTNIFEIQILTRFGISLNFNECVFCHRVGQAFDFSFKYGACLCPEHYHEDEKRCHLNPNIPYLLNQFQAIDFETLETISLKAEIKQELRQFMDQLYEEYVGIHLKSKKFIDSLADWGQLLKEEDK
- the plsX gene encoding phosphate acyltransferase PlsX is translated as MKKIAVDAMGGDYAPQAIVEGVNQALADFSDIEIQLYGDESKIKQYLTATERVSIIHTDEKINSDDEPTKAIRKKKNASMVLAAKAVKEGEADAVLSAGNTGALLAAGFFIVGRIKNIDRPGLMSTLPTIDGKGFDMLDLGANAENTAHHLHQYAVLGSFYAKNVRGISKPRVGLLNNGTESSKGDPLRKETYDLLVADESLNFVGNVEARDLMNGVADVVVTDGFTGNAVLKSIEGTALGIMGLLKNAITGGGLRAKLGALLLKDSLRGLKTQLNYSDVGGAVLFGVKAPVVKTHGSSDAKAVYSTIRQIRTMLETDVVAQTAREFSGE
- a CDS encoding acyl carrier protein, with protein sequence MTEKEIFDRIVTIIQERQGEDFAVTEALSLKDDLDADSVDLMEFVLTLEDEFGIEITDEEIDQLQSVADVVAIIKDKK
- a CDS encoding H354_08695 family bacteriocin-like peptide produces the protein MLNLQTLEQNYPTLNDLELQEVDGGGVLLFVGGGIVSLGLLAWGAYNGYQSAARGG
- the comA gene encoding peptide cleavage/export ABC transporter ComA, whose protein sequence is MKFRKRHYRPQVDQMDCGVASLAMVFGYYGSYYSLAHLRELAKTTMDGTTALGLVKVAEEIGFETRAIKADMTLFDLPDLTFPFVAHVLKEGKLLHYYVVIGQDKKHIHIADPDPGVKLTKISRERFAQEWTGVSIFMAPSPGYKPHKEKKQGLLSFLPILFKQRGLVTNIVLATLLVTLINIVGSYYLQSIIDSYVPDQMRSTLGIISIGLVIVYILQQILSYAQEYLLLILGQRLSIDVILSYIKHVFHLPMSFFATRRTGEIVSRFTDANSIIDALASTILSIFLDVSTILIISLVLFSQNMTLFFISLLALPIYTVIIFAFMKPFEKMNRDTMEANAVLSSSIIEDINGIETIKSLTSESSRYQKIDKEFVAYLKKSFTYSRAESQQKALKKVAQLLLNVAVLWLGAILVMDGKMSLGQLITYNTLLVYFTNPLENIINLQTKLQTAQVANNRLNEVYLVASEFEEKKTVEDLSMMKGDMTFKQVHYKYGYGRDVLSDINLTIPQGSKMAFVGISGSGKTTLAKMMVNFYDPSQGEISLGGVNLNQIDKKALRQYINYLPQQPYVFNGTILENLLLGAKEGTTQEDILRAVELAEIREDIERMPLNYQTELTSDGAGISGGQRQRIALARALLTDAPVLILDEATSSLDILTEKRIVDNLMALDKTLIFIAHRLTIAERTEKVVVLEQGKIIEEGKHADLLAQDGFYAHLVNS